The following DNA comes from Thunnus thynnus chromosome 3, fThuThy2.1, whole genome shotgun sequence.
ATTAAGGGACAGAATGTTCAAATCCTCTTCAACCCACTCCACTTTGCAATACAACTACTTCCACATACTTCCAGCTAGAGACTTAATTTCAGCTTCAAACGGGTCACAAGACTTTCAGCTATTAAACTTGTATTCAGCTTTTTGATATCTTTTACGGTGTTTACACAGTCACAGTTCAAGTTTCATGAAATTGTCATTAGTGTGTATAGCGTGTAATGTTCAGACCCAGAGTGAGTGATGTCactcacaacatcacacactgaaTGTTCAGGCCttcacatttttatcaaaaaTCTTCAAAACATTATGATCTTACTTCCACCTCTTACACTCTACAAGCACAATTTatacaaaaaatgtatacaAACTTATCCTGTCTCATCCAATGTTACTTCCATTAAAATAGAGCTCACGGTTTTTGAATAAATTGCCCAAAAGCGCAGACAGTGATCTCTAATATGTCCAATGTTATCTGAGGTATGAATCTTCCTCAGAATCAGAGATAATGGGTATAAGTAAATGATCACAGCTCCTTTATTTTAGATCATACAGACATATCCTACAAGAGTATCACCACTGAAGTCTTGGGTCACTCAAACTGAAGAAATTTTTTCAATgtgacttttagtttttgagttATAAGAAGTTGTTCATGCCTGACTTTAGCTTAGAAACAGCTTGTCACACCCGTCTTCACTCACTCACAGGGGTGTACTGTCACCATAGCAACCTGTGTGCTGTGCTGTCAAGCAATTTTTAGAtctgttttaaaggtttattccacccaaatactACTCTCTGTCTAACTTtttgatcttatttatttattgggaccatgtacagagttaaacataaatgttaccatttgatgtactgtaccagatttagcttATAGCTCATTTTCATCTACATTCCCTTTGGAAAGTTTTTATAGTTTAAAAGGTTTATTCCACTCAAACACTGCTTTCTGTCTAACTAATTATaggtttaaaggtttattccacctAAATACTCCATTCTGTCTAACTAACTATaggtttaaaggtttattccactCAAATACTGCTTTCTGTCTAACTAATTACaggtttaaaggtttattccacctAAATGCTACTTTCTGTCTAtctttttatagttttaaaggtttatttcaCCTGAATACTTCAGGCAGAAGTCAGAGGCAGAAGTTCACTGCGGCTGGTCCTGCTTTTCTTATGGGGAAGTATTGGAACGTTGGCCTGGGTGCTGGGAAGGCAGCAGCTAGCTGTGGCTGGTCCCAGGTGCCTGACCGACACTCACAGTTGCACCCATGAGCACCGGTACttgagtggggggggggggtcctggAAGGTAGCAGTTCACTGCAGCTGGTCCAGGATACCCTCCTACCTGGATACAATAACAACGCCCTAGAAGTGCATGCTTCTCAAAATATACGGCCCAAATGTTTTTCAAAGGTTTATTTATGATAtggggcaggtgtggggaaacacagagcagggcagggctaacgatgCTCGATGCAGGTGGGTAGATGGGCAAAGGAagcacaggaacacaggagtgaacacagcaaaaaacccaaaactcTTCATAATAAACTGACCTACATAGAACCGCcacagaataaacatgaatacaactCAAATACCCAAGCAACAATACAATCTCTCATCTGCAACAAACAAAgccaaaaccccaaaacacaaaaagtccaaaaacagagTCCATGACAgaaagtctatgggaggaatgtttgcAAGGTggtatctcaaaaactaaaagtgcttaAGTATTCATACTACATGTACAGGTGCCCCATGAgaaaatgcttaacatattaacaCATGGGACcaatagcgccaccatgtggtcactTATTAGGTGTCTTACATAACTTGCGCCCATTTGCGCCTGGAAATATTTTCTGCaatttttttgcttctgttggcaaATATTTaatctaatcttcaccaaacttagtaaataccatatttagatgaccccAGACAAAACTTACacttactgtttgtctgtaattggttgccaaacttttgaagtttttttgaACTCTTCAATGCTTAAttggattgcaaccaaatttgggaatgttgtatATAAACCTGCACTGCACAAGTGCAACATTTGATATAATTCTACCCACAGTAAAGtaacattataacatgatatttctgcaattatgtctttaataaaattaaacttgGTATACAAGTTCTTCATGAGTATCTGCATGacatactgaatcatggcaccaataATCCCACCCTGTGATAATGagtaaaacaccaccatacCACTTATTACCTGCCATATCCCTAAATGTAGTATAAGATGGTAACCATATTCTGCAAAGTTGCacagatggggatgctgaacaagtgttttgtatttgcagcaatgctttgcaaggtatttcagctgtcagcattcacagGCATATAGCCTATAAAATATCCACCAAGTGATTGTCAGGTTGCTGAAATCCCCAAATCCCCTCCAAAACACAGACCTACATGATAGTGACATGAAGTACACGTTGCACAGCACAAAATCCATATCCTATTACACAAATTTCAGCCTCGACTGCATTTTTGACACTGACTCAGCGTTGCAAGCAGTCAGTGAGGATGATAACAGTTGCACACATGATTAGGTGTTGATCACTCCTGACCTTTAAGTGTTGGATGCAAAAGTGACCTTTTCGAATGGCAGGTCAAgactttaattttctgttcatgTTACTTTGCCCAATCGCCTGAATGTAAGGGTATatatggaagatttaaaataacgacatttttccttatcataatatttctgtgtcataaataaatgaaaaacatactgtatgttaaaaggactattatttatctttttgtctTTACTGAACTTTAATTGCTATATAAATTTTCcataaaatcaaatcacaacacagaaaacaaaatgacgATATGTATTGCGTTCCAGTGTTGTCCAACAGAGGGCACCGTAGACCTGACTGATACTAAATACAAAGCACTGTAATTAGTTTTCATTAGGAGGTGATTTTTATTAGGAGGAGGTAGTAGGAGGAGGTTTTCATTAGTTTTCATTTCAAGATGGAGTGTTATTGTCAGTGccaaaatgataaaacaatcaACTATCCAATCACAATTTGGGGGCTCGACTGTGGGCGGAGTTTGTCATTGCAGTCAAGAGCTGATGGCAGCCATGAGAGACAGCCTGTTTTCCATAAAGGCATTATAAATCTTCCGTACATGTTTCTGCCCAGGCTGCTTTGCTACCACATGGGTATTGGCCTCTCTTTGGGTTTTAGTGTTCCTCCCTAACTCTGAAAATATCTGTGCATTTCAATGAGTGACATAACCCAGTTTCAGAATAATGTTGTCAAAAATATGCTTCATAGACTACTTTGTCACACTCCCTCTCTTATAAATctctttatatctttatatataATCTCTTTATCTGTTTTGCAACAGAGAGAGATCTTATTGTCCCACAGTGATGAGTAGAGCGACCAGGTTATCTGCTGTCAACTTTTTTGTCGTCCTTGTGTTTCCGCCTTTTACAGCTAAATTGCAGTCAGGAACAGTCAGAGTGAGCCCCAAAGCACTTCATATGACAAAGTATGAGTAGGTGTAGGTTAAAATGATAAGATACTGCTGACCGGAGGAGTCAAGGAAAGACAGATTACTGTGGTTCAAACCCATAACCTCATATTTAATTATGGGCTAAACAAGTTTAAGAAGCAGTTACATGACTATAATAGCATATTGGGGAGAATATCATTTGGGGTTTATGAGGGGTTATATACAGGCCTCAAAAATTAAACATCCGGCTTTGAACATTTGACATTACATACTATAAATCCACTATCACTCACAATAACTGATGCAGAAAACAGGGCAGGTAGACACTGTAATTTGTCTACTAACAAATAGAAACACACCAGGAGACGCGATTGAAGTGTAAGGGTTGCTTTATTGAATTCCAAACAGCTGCATCACCAATAGAACTACAGCAACAGAGTATTTGCAAAAAGGTAAACAATTGGTACACAGCCTAGACATACTGTACTATCACCCTGCACGGCACAATAATAACCCAACAGAGAGTAGCACTTTATTCGGATGATCCCTACCTTGTTTGGAATTTAGAGTTTTCCGAACTTCCACACTAACAGTGCTATTGACAGTTTGAGCATTTTGTAGATTGTTAACTTTATTTCAAATAGAAGTGCAAACAAAATTCGAAACAAAAGGATGATTGTAATCCCGTCACTGTCGCCATCATTTTGCTCTTCAAATTCAAACTCCTCAAAGGAAACCTCAGTTTTTCTGGGAAATGTCAGTACAACACCCGAGGACACCACTCAAAAGGGTTTTTTTGCAAGCTCCGAACAATGGTTAAATTATTCCTACGGACACATTTGGGCTGTTCTGAGGAATGTCAAAACCTTATAAACTCAACCACACAGCAACTGGAGGCATTCAGAGAAAACAGGCAGAAAGTTTCCCCATACAAGTTTTCTGCCTTTTCCTTCCCACTCTGATTGGTACAAAAGGCATTTTAAGCATCAGTCTTAGTTTGACACAGATGCACCAGTGattacatacaaaaaaaaaaagatgcaaaaaggCAAATACACACATGCGCACAAGCAGTGGTGAGATCAGTTCTCATGTTTTACAATTTTCACTGCTAAATGATGTCACATACAAAGGGACAAGCTTGTATCAGTTAAGTGTTAGCAGAGGAAAAcatgttcactgtgtttgtgtgtacgtgtgctaAAGAATGCTTTGTTCACGAGATGAGAGTGAAATATGTGGAAACAATGTGTGCTTTATAGTGCATAGTGTCTGCAGATGTATGTGTACACGTGGTTGTGTTTGCCATGTGAGTGCTCCGGGACATTTTGGTTCATAATTTGGTTCTGTGTCTTACGATCTAGCTCTGACAAAAAGCCACGGCAGAGAAACGCACTTCGCCTTGCTCTCTTTCCATAAATCCACGGCACACTTTGGCTGCATCCTGGACATGGATAAAAAGAGACACAAGTACATATGTTTATTTAGGTACAACTGTTACATGGGATTTTGATGTTAAGTATCATTTAAATGATAATACTTTTTATCCACTATACTTCAAttagaaatattgtactttgaaaatggaaatttgaaaaaTCCACTTGACTGACACCTCAGCTTACAAGTTGCAGAGGACAGAACGTCCCAAAGAAGGCTGATTTTGATCTTATATAATATTCAAGTACATTCCACTGCTAGTGTGTTTGTATTCTCCAGTAGGGCTGGGTAACCTcactaaaatattaatattgtaatAGCTTAAAACATTGTATTTTCCAGGTTTGTAAGGCCATGTTTTAAGTAAATCCTCTTAACTTATTACACTGTTCAAGCTGAGTGAAACGAATGCCTCTGTTCAtaaaattttgtaaaaaaaaaaaaaaaaaaaaaaaaaaaaaaaattctgtaaaTAGCTTCTGGCAGTTGgtcaaaaaatataataattataactgATTTTATAATATACCATTTTCTCAATATTGCTCATCCATACTCTGAGGTAGAATTTTGAATCCTGGACTTTAACTCAAATATTAATTTAGggaagcatctctacttttacTGCAGAATGTTGCAGTTTCATTGCTAATGCACGTGGAGCCCTCTAGTGGCTGTTCGACAAAAGGCTCGGAGTTGAATAGACATGACCCTCCATGACTTGCAttgcaaaacagaaaactgaCTATAATCAGCATTTTTCCAGTCATATCAGCCTTGTTCATTTGGCATTTCCAATAGAGTTTGAACTTTATGTTAATAATATgaaaattgtattatttaacTGGCCTAGCCTGTGGGCCACGACAAAGTGTTAAGTGAAACATTACTGGCAACAAACAGTATTACTTAAATTCCAACTAtctttatatttaaattattgtagacattgatatttaatttgcttttaaCTATAttctgaagtttaacagtgatCTTCACAGTTCCCTACTTATCTATTGGAGATATTTGAGAGGAAGCATCAGCAGAGTTTATTGATTGCACAAAGACAGGCAGGAACTGCCACTCCCTATTCCCGTTTAATACCATGACTCATCACTGATCATGTGCACAGAGGGATTGGTTGGCTAGAggttatatttttatatatccaGAACTGAACTGACTCGTTTGCTCTACATACCGTTACGAAGGACTCATCTTTGGTTGCTCCATGTTTTACAGGTCCATTCATTCTCCCATCTTAAAAGCAAATGAGACTGTTAGGAAtccaaaatgtgaaaacacataCAGGAATGTGCATAAtgaggatatatatatatatatatgcttacCGAATTCATACAGCTGTCCATTTACATTGACAAAGGCAATAAAGTGGAAGTTGACTTTATCTGCTTCCGGCTGTGTAAATTGGGATATTGGGAATAAATATTTTGAATTAATATTATGATACAAAATGCTTTGGCAAAGACAAGCACCTCAAAGCAAAATGTTGCTAACACTACATCTCATATAAATACACAATCTTACCCTACACTGGCCCTGTACTGCAACCTCATTATGAGCCTCTTGGATTGCCTGGAACAGAAAAATGCAGAACATGTCAGTGTAATATCGCCACACTCACTCTACTCTCTACACTAATGTACATTTTTGGTAGAGAAACTTCACATCAGAAATAAATTCAGGACAACAAAAGCATACATTTTAAAGATAATGGTATCCAACAATTATTACGTATTAAAATAACTGTCCAGCAGCCCCTCTAGAGACAAAGATTCGGTGATGTCTGATGCCCCCAAGTGGCTCAAACAAAATATGAAGGTAATACAACGCCACAGAAATTCTagaaatttcattttgttttggtttatttcagtttttaatgcaCAGCATGTTTTGTGGATTACTCATTCAACTATTCaatttatcaagtaaaattATCAAGGTCATCAGATATGATGGGATACAGTATGCTAAATTCTCACTTTTATTCAatgtttcatttatatgttaTATTCATATTGGACAGTAAACTTAtacaaacaaaagtaaaaaaaagacataaaagaggAAACTTATAGGCAATGGAGCCTCAGTGATATCATAAATGATCCTTTACACATAAAGCAGcttcaactgtgtgtgtgtgtgtgtgtgtgtgtgtgtgtgtgtgtgtgtgtgtgtgtgtgtgtatcttaccTGGTTCTTCTCCAGTTGTTTGGCACGGTCATCAGCAGACATTCCTGCAGTATCATCTAGAAACTTCTTCAAGGCAGAGTTACTATCTGAAAAGACCAAGAGCAGAATTAGCTTAGTCACTAACAAATACACCATTTATTTACATTGAAATATCAGAAATCACAACCTGCCACACCAAATAAATGTATCCTCAGTCCTCATCGAATACTTTTAATATGGGAATTAAGAGTAGTACTGTCCATTTAAAAGAAATGACCTTATTTCTCTGCCCAAGACAATTCAGCAAATATTTATGAGGCCCCATTTGTCAACCCATTTGTGGGCCAATTCTTGCACCCTTATGAGGTTAAAATTCAGGTTCATACCTGTGAACAATACATCTGAGCATAAACTTTACTCTGGAGAGAAATCTTAATTATGAGTAATGCCATTGTCACTGTATAGAGCAGTCTATGGGCTTGACATCTCAGCAACGTCACAAATTCAATggctttttatttctttatttagatTCTACTTGGATTAGACTCTATAACAAAGAGTGGTGCAAGTTTGGTGGTCTTCTGTGCATTACAAAGCAACTGaaaatatacatgaaaaaaagGTAGTGTGCAGGTTGTAATCTGAATTATGAATGCCACATATCTCAGCACTTTGAAAAGAAACTGCTGAGTCATTGATAAAATGCtaactttataaataaatagtatTAATTGTAATATCAATATTAGTTACCAAATgtcaatttgtttttgttgttgccgACTGCATGCAGCAGGGCGATGGTGCCACAGGAATTGACCACTGTCTGCTTCAAGAAATAAACCTCAGAGCCTCCTGTCACCTTGTCTGCCTGTTGTTTTCTGAAAGACTCatgctggcacacacacagacagacgcacaggcacacacgcacacacacatacacacagagcatGGTCATTGTCATCTGCCCACGAGAACACAGTGTGCAGCCAGTTATGCCACTTGAAAATGTGCACATGGATTATGACCACAATTGGAAACGTAAC
Coding sequences within:
- the uchl1 gene encoding ubiquitin carboxyl-terminal hydrolase isozyme L1, whose product is MEWTAMEINPEMLNKMMNKLGVGESWRFVDVLGLEGDQLSAVPKPCCALMLLFPLTQQHESFRKQQADKVTGGSEVYFLKQTVVNSCGTIALLHAVGNNKNKLTFDSNSALKKFLDDTAGMSADDRAKQLEKNQAIQEAHNEVAVQGQCRPEADKVNFHFIAFVNVNGQLYEFDGRMNGPVKHGATKDESFVTDAAKVCRGFMEREQGEVRFSAVAFCQS